In Dermacentor variabilis isolate Ectoservices chromosome 11, ASM5094787v1, whole genome shotgun sequence, one genomic interval encodes:
- the LOC142563917 gene encoding fibronectin-like isoform X3: MLSAVLHLRILSCSKYCTTPSRSDGIRQMPYESITARRHSSSLAIKWRVPARMQEWLAGYSSRWCRSSYCNDSEQIMHGWHEGSLNLTGVETDIQYTLYLSGFTVQRSSGEKQYSTEVSLVVYSVETHGSINISFLIERIKSSTLLVTWPEPDPNSRRFDSYIVSWWKANQTGADGVPTRNQTLPATSTSVVINNLEPGATYHVNLSTVREADTTDTSLQKESARPQLLEEPEDVRVESRRSVTGPLASITWNASLHCGQDSPVQRYTVKLCPMCTVEKEAQPTKCRSASVKACAGKAVFARLEYLCWYRVEVRALARSHGGNVSEEGKPTIANFKTPPSAPYRTPEGVRAEVQRSSNATALVSVTWYVRSFARERSSAIRYSVKVCPSCNEDSGRNQKECRNVAVPATAGKAVLAGLQYVCGYAVEVRNIVDEVHGTTDESKPAVFYLTAPVPNVPSLSDSLHAELSGSRVIISWLNPAELGDNAVLYHVTLFRPTPRSVVRAIVDGTKKTFDGLEPQENYTVAIAACLSWGQRQQCVGNATLEFETLPREPVEDFLSLTVAVASSTELRASWNTKSEDNNVKLYEITWWISSSHEASTPNVKKFTIFTHNNEITIDGLEPYITYAVQVVAVCERRNITWRHQSAIATATTYPEGLVRVSGVALKNDNCTPSLCDVSVTWKVKDTTSRAPVQLEYHVMLCIGSEVVGDNCRNETVLGGRSYVIFSGVKTFAALFATVRPVIKMSSGVFEGDASLASSRSCTPRIPGVEEVTVAEVTGTSAHASWPKVTELDGVDGGYYGVVVTMHPEYDEEAVSTEQSLRQYDTAKEKQTTGANSMERDVVVRNVSTSDVVIDLLDLKPWRNYTITVTPGVIGSGVAIVGDSASKVFKTLPEPPSKPRNVSVVERRGEHYVTWLPPESWNGPRSGYEVSVTCVNGHVRANSTVVAVNADKTELRVPHFSPGVPCTVSVRAYTVYIGEPLDGDKVRVRFTLPKKEYANTTEHSSM; encoded by the exons TGCCGTACGAAAGCATCACCGCCAGGCGCCATTCTTCGTCGCTGGCCATCAAGTGGCGGGTGCCAGCGCGGATGCAGGAGTGGCTGGCCGGCTACAGCAGCCGCTGGTGCCGCTCGTCTTATTGCAACGACAGCGAACAGATCATGCACGGCTGGCACGAGGGCTCTCTGAATCTCACCGGAGTCGAGACCGACATCCAGTACACACTGTACCTGAGCGGGTTCACCGTACAGCGTTCGAGCGGCGAGAAGCAATACAGCACCGAAGTCTCGCTCGTTGTCTATAGCGTGGAAACAC ACGGATCCATTAATATTTCCTTTCTGATCGAGAGGATCAAAAGTTCCACGCTCCTGGTTACCTGGCCCGAACCGGACCCGAACTCCAGGCGGTTTGACAGCTATATCGTTAGTTGGTGGAAGGCGAACCAAACCGGTGCTGATGGAGTTCCAACGCGCAACCAGACCCTGCCGGCTACTTCAACGAGCGTCGTCATCAACAACCTCGAACCCGGCGCCACCTACCACGTTAACCTGTCCACTGTTCGGGAAGCGGACACCACAGACACGTCCCTGCAGAAGGAAAGCGCGCGGCCCCAACTGCTGGAGGAACCGGAGGACGTTCGCGTCGAATCCCGAAGGTCCGTGACAGGTCCTCTCGCCTCCATAACGTGGAACGCTTCGCTCCACTGCGGACAGGACTCGCCGGTTCAGAGATACACGGTAAAGCTGTGTCCAATGTGCACCGTCGAAAAGGAGGCGCAGCCAACGAAATGCCGCAGCGCGTCAGTAAAGGCGTGCGCCGGCAAGGCCGTCTTCGCCAGACTCGAATACCTCTGCTGGTATCGGGTCGAAGTGAGAGCACTTGCCCGCAGCCATGGCGGAAACGTAAGCGAAGAAGGGAAACCTACGATCGCCAACTTCAAAACCCCACCGAGCGCCCCGTACCGGACACCGGAAGGAGTCCGAGCCGAGGTCCAGAGGTCCTCGAACGCCACCGCCTTGGTGTCTGTAACCTGGTACGTTAGGAGCTTCGCCAGAGAAAGGTCGTCCGCAATTCGTTATTCCGTGAAAGTATGCCCCTCGTGCAACGAAGACTCCGGCAGGAACCAGAAAGAGTGTCGCAATGTAGCGGTTCCAGCCACGGCTGGCAAGGCCGTCTTAGCCGGACTGCAGTACGTCTGCGGGTATGCAGTGGAAGTCCGGAATATCGTCGACGAAGTTCACGGTACAACAGACGAATCAAAACCGGCGGTTTTCTATCTTACAGCTCCGGTGCCTAACGTACCTTCGCTGAGCGATTCGCTGCACGCGGAGTTGAGCGGCAGCCGCGTGATAATCAGCTGGCTGAACCCAGCGGAACTTGGGGATAACGCGGTGCTGTACCACGTGACGCTTTTCCGTCCGACGCCAAGGTCCGTGGTGCGGGCGATCGTAGACGGTACGAAAAAGACTTTCGATGGTCTCGAACCGCAAGAGAACTACACAGTGGCCATCGCCGCTTGTCTAAGCTGGGGTCAGCGACAGCAGTGCGTCGGAAACGCTACGCTGGAGTTCGAGACTCTGCCAAGAG AACCTGTGGAAGACTTCCTCAGCCTAACGGTGGCAGTAGCGAGCTCTACAGAACTCCGAGCTTCCTGGAACACAAAGTCTGAAGACAACAACGTGAAATTGTACGAAATTACCTGGTGGATATCCAGTTCCCACGAGGCCAGCACACCTAACGTAAAGAAATTTACTATATTTACTCACAATAACGAAATCACCATCGATGGACTAGAGCCATACATCACTTACGCAGTCCAGGTGGTGGCCGTCTGCGAAAGAAGGAATATTACGTGGCGCCACCAATCGGCGATCGCGACCGCTACAACCTATCCCGAAGGTCTCGTACGTGTGTCTGGCGTCGCTCTAAAAAACGACAACTGCACACCTTCTCTGTGCGATGTATCTGTGACGTGGAAAGTGAAGGACACTACATCGCGGGCACCAGTTCAGCTTGAGTACCACGTCATGCTATGTATCGGTTCCGAAGTCGTTGGTGACAACTGTCGCAATGAGACAGTACTCGGCGGACGCTCGTACGTCATCTTCTCGGGAGTCAAAACGTTCGCGGCTTTGTTCGCGACGGTAAGACCGGTTATCAAGATGTCAAGCGGCGTCTTCGAGGGTGACGCTAGCCTGGCAAGCAGTCGAAGCTGCACGCCTCGGATACCCGGCGTCGAAGAGGTAACCGTGGCGGAGGTAACTGGAACCTCGGCCCACGCCTCATGGCCCAAGGTGACTGAACTTGATGGAGTCGACGGCGGCTATTACGGTGTAGTTGTCACCATGCACCCTGAATACGATGAGGAGGCTGTTTCTACTGAACAGTCTCTTAGACAATATGACACTGCAAAGGAGAAACAGACTACCGGTGCTAATTCCATGGAACGTGATGTGGTCGTACGGAACGTGTCCACGAGCGACGTCGTTATCGACCTGCTTGACCTGAAGCCGTGGAGAAATTACACCATCACTGTGACTCCGGGTGTAATAGGCAGCGGAGTGGCCATAGTGGGTGACAGCGCCAGTAAAGTCTTCAAAACGTTACCAGAAC CTCCGAGCAAGCCTAGGAACGTGTCTGTGGTGGAACGCCGAGGGGAGCACTACGTGACCTGGCTTCCGCCGGAATCGTGGAACGGGCCCCGATCAGGCTACGAAGTAAGCGTCACCTGCGTCAACGGTCACGTCAGGGCCAACAGCACAGTAGTTGCAGTCAACGCGGACAAGACCGAGCTCAGGGTCCCGCACTTCAGCCCGGGAGTACCGTGCACGGTATCCGTGCGCGCTTACACCGTGTACATCGGGGAGCCCCTGGACGGCGACAAAGTCAGGGTCCGCTTCACGCTTCCGAAGAAAGAATATGCGAACACCACGGAACATTCATCAATGTAG